A single Providencia manganoxydans DNA region contains:
- a CDS encoding HHA domain-containing protein — MTKTDYLMRLRKCTTIDTLERVIEKNKYELSEDELELFYSAADHRLAELTMNKLYDKIPASVWKFVR; from the coding sequence ATGACCAAAACTGATTATCTGATGCGTTTAAGAAAATGCACGACTATCGACACGCTTGAACGCGTGATCGAGAAAAATAAATATGAACTATCTGAAGACGAATTGGAGCTATTTTACTCGGCTGCTGACCATCGCCTTGCAGAACTCACAATGAATAAACTTTATGACAAGATCCCTGCATCGGTTTGGAAATTTGTTAGGTAA
- a CDS encoding ankyrin repeat domain-containing protein has protein sequence MRIKMLGLAFLWVFFSSASNAKVLNQNNPDGYQQFRLDYAEMVDIANKNKLPHRIFYEAPSEGPDAKWFDAVKQGDLETVKMYVEKGQNIEAKDNASLGQTALGWAAFIGYEDMVDYLIAQKANLWATDNGDVYNALKSATLGKNVNVVKKLQQALEGKFDIQDSSYEDDGETLVMIAASNNRIDIVKYFISQQVDLNAVTTAKDNRVGSFNQSALSYACERGHIDMQKLLIANGAINHRTGNTQCQ, from the coding sequence ATGCGTATTAAAATGCTTGGATTGGCATTCTTATGGGTATTTTTTTCATCGGCTAGCAACGCAAAAGTATTGAATCAAAATAATCCAGATGGTTATCAACAATTTCGATTGGACTATGCGGAAATGGTCGATATTGCGAATAAAAATAAGTTACCTCATCGTATTTTTTATGAGGCACCTTCAGAAGGGCCTGATGCAAAATGGTTTGATGCCGTTAAACAAGGGGATTTAGAGACGGTTAAAATGTATGTTGAAAAAGGGCAAAATATTGAGGCTAAAGACAATGCAAGCTTAGGGCAAACAGCATTGGGCTGGGCGGCTTTTATCGGTTATGAGGACATGGTGGATTACCTGATAGCGCAAAAAGCTAACCTTTGGGCAACGGATAACGGAGATGTCTATAATGCCCTTAAATCAGCTACGTTAGGTAAGAATGTAAATGTAGTGAAAAAGCTCCAACAAGCATTAGAAGGGAAATTTGATATTCAGGACTCATCATATGAAGATGATGGTGAGACATTAGTTATGATTGCAGCAAGTAATAACCGCATTGATATTGTTAAATATTTTATTAGCCAACAGGTTGATTTGAATGCTGTGACGACGGCAAAAGATAATCGTGTGGGGTCCTTTAATCAAAGTGCATTGAGTTATGCATGTGAGCGAGGCCATATTGACATGCAAAAATTACTCATTGCGAATGGCGCAATTAACCACCGTACAGGGAATACGCAATGTCAATAA
- a CDS encoding fimbrial protein translates to MGRQAVFGWSALLLATSFTSPLAHAAGQGAGTVTMNGEITDAACTIAMESRDQIIDMGVLPIGTIRQEGQGPKQDFEIQLVNCNLVKHSDPTQTWRALRMTFDAPADNGLFQVFGEARGVGLLMQDAQLRQVIPGEASPEHDIVPPSMRLAYQLRLVSDSRPLRAGPYQSLIRFKVDYY, encoded by the coding sequence ATGGGGCGTCAAGCAGTATTCGGATGGAGTGCGTTACTCCTCGCGACGAGTTTTACCTCACCTTTGGCGCACGCAGCTGGGCAAGGTGCAGGTACGGTGACCATGAACGGTGAAATCACCGATGCAGCCTGCACAATTGCCATGGAATCCCGTGATCAGATCATTGATATGGGGGTGTTGCCGATTGGCACGATCCGCCAAGAAGGCCAAGGTCCCAAACAAGATTTTGAAATTCAGTTGGTGAACTGCAATTTAGTCAAACACAGTGACCCAACGCAAACGTGGCGCGCACTGCGCATGACTTTTGATGCGCCGGCAGATAATGGGTTATTTCAAGTGTTTGGTGAGGCGCGGGGTGTGGGGTTATTGATGCAAGACGCACAGTTGCGTCAAGTGATACCGGGTGAAGCGTCCCCAGAGCACGATATTGTGCCACCGAGTATGCGGCTGGCTTATCAATTACGCTTGGTCTCGGATTCTCGGCCATTGAGAGCTGGGCCTTATCAAAGTTTGATCCGCTTTAAAGTCGATTATTACTAA
- a CDS encoding class I SAM-dependent methyltransferase: MKPARIEKKFQMPVSWSDIPFGRQYRQALQYQLRPWWPKMFGFHLLKLGHLSTEIDTEECMIAHQFSVGNDDPRFHVLAEPLALPFADKSIDACLISHMLAYSHDPHWVLREVDRVLVDDGWLIISGFNPFSLLGIGKALPFLRKQQPYCSRFFPTLRVFDWLSVLNYEVLYHRNCQVFPWHDPENWLNKHIGGVGALNVIVARKRTYPLTPTLLKFKQPKVKIGTAIGAAKRISSRSKNR, translated from the coding sequence ATGAAGCCAGCGCGTATTGAAAAAAAATTCCAGATGCCAGTATCTTGGTCTGATATTCCTTTCGGGCGACAATATCGCCAAGCACTACAATACCAGCTTCGTCCTTGGTGGCCAAAAATGTTTGGTTTTCATTTGCTTAAATTAGGACATTTAAGTACCGAGATCGACACTGAAGAATGTATGATAGCCCATCAATTTAGCGTGGGGAACGATGATCCGCGATTTCATGTCTTAGCAGAGCCTTTGGCATTACCATTTGCTGATAAATCTATCGATGCTTGTTTGATCTCTCATATGTTGGCATATAGCCATGACCCACACTGGGTGTTGCGTGAGGTTGATAGGGTGTTGGTTGATGACGGTTGGTTAATTATTTCAGGTTTTAATCCATTTAGTTTACTAGGTATAGGGAAAGCGCTCCCTTTTCTTCGTAAGCAACAGCCTTATTGTAGTCGTTTCTTCCCAACATTACGGGTATTTGACTGGCTTAGTGTACTAAACTACGAAGTGCTTTATCACCGTAATTGCCAAGTATTCCCTTGGCATGATCCTGAAAATTGGTTGAATAAGCACATCGGTGGGGTTGGGGCGTTAAATGTTATTGTTGCCAGAAAACGAACTTACCCATTAACACCGACTCTACTTAAATTTAAACAACCAAAAGTTAAGATTGGGACAGCTATTGGGGCCGCAAAGCGTATATCTAGTCGTTCAAAGAATCGATAA
- the rnhA gene encoding ribonuclease HI yields MTKQVEIFTDGSCLGNPGPGGYGVLLRYQQHEKTLSEGFFMTTNNRMELLAAIVALESLKRPCDIILTTDSQYVRQGITQWIHNWKRRQWRKADKSPVVNVDLWKRLDEAITRHTIDWRWVKGHAGHPENEKCDELARQAAESPTQEDTGYQPAQD; encoded by the coding sequence ATGACAAAGCAGGTAGAAATTTTCACTGATGGTTCTTGTTTGGGTAATCCAGGTCCCGGTGGTTACGGTGTTCTCCTTCGTTACCAACAACATGAAAAAACACTCAGTGAAGGTTTTTTTATGACAACCAATAATCGAATGGAGCTGCTCGCAGCAATTGTTGCGCTCGAATCGCTAAAACGCCCATGTGATATTATTTTAACCACCGATAGCCAATACGTTCGCCAAGGAATTACGCAATGGATCCATAACTGGAAACGTCGCCAATGGCGTAAAGCAGATAAATCGCCAGTGGTTAATGTAGATCTATGGAAACGTCTTGATGAAGCGATTACTCGACACACCATTGATTGGCGCTGGGTCAAAGGGCATGCAGGGCACCCTGAAAATGAAAAATGTGACGAGCTTGCAAGGCAAGCTGCTGAATCACCAACACAAGAAGATACAGGCTATCAACCAGCTCAAGACTAG
- the mltD gene encoding murein transglycosylase D, with translation MKTIATIIAIVLLAGCQASPQKTKQNRSSANHTIETIAPHNQAASRQLPKMDNDLWGYISDELKMDIPDNAIIREQANNYYTKQSFLYDVTLRAEPYMYWIVDEIDNRNLPMELALIPIIESSFNPKATSPAQAAGLWQIVPITARSYGLKQDQWVDERRDLVTSTKAAFDLLENLNIMFGHDWELTLAAYNCGEGCVLNAIKKNEAAGLPTDFWSLSLPKETKQYVPKILALSQILRSPEKYQVKLPHSNRNRALTQVDVGQQITLTQAAELTGISEESLKTYNSGYKRGITSPNGPHYIMLPTAKAEQLKLSLSDQSVLDNIRMAAAENQKRRPAQQQKSSHFNYKVAKGESVASIAKKFNTTSKSIKQLNGMKTANIRPGQMLKIKGVAPVANSRKSKTYRVKKGDSYYSIAKRHGIKLNDLMSWNSGVKMADLKPGVTLNLYL, from the coding sequence ATGAAGACAATAGCGACGATTATCGCCATTGTTCTGCTGGCCGGATGCCAAGCTTCCCCACAAAAAACCAAGCAGAACAGGTCTTCAGCAAACCACACTATAGAAACCATTGCTCCACATAATCAGGCAGCAAGTAGACAACTTCCAAAGATGGATAATGACCTTTGGGGGTATATCAGTGATGAGCTGAAGATGGATATACCTGATAATGCTATCATCAGGGAACAAGCCAACAATTACTACACAAAACAGAGTTTTCTCTACGATGTCACATTAAGGGCTGAACCTTACATGTATTGGATCGTGGATGAAATTGATAATCGTAATTTACCGATGGAATTAGCTTTAATTCCAATCATTGAAAGTTCATTCAATCCAAAAGCAACTTCCCCTGCTCAAGCTGCTGGTCTTTGGCAAATCGTTCCTATCACCGCACGATCTTATGGTTTAAAACAAGATCAATGGGTAGATGAACGCCGTGATCTTGTCACATCGACTAAGGCTGCTTTTGATTTGCTCGAAAATTTAAACATCATGTTTGGTCATGATTGGGAATTAACCTTGGCTGCCTATAATTGTGGCGAGGGCTGTGTGTTAAATGCAATCAAGAAGAATGAAGCCGCAGGGCTACCTACCGACTTTTGGTCATTATCTTTACCAAAAGAAACCAAACAATATGTCCCTAAAATATTAGCATTAAGCCAAATTTTAAGATCTCCAGAAAAATATCAAGTTAAGTTACCTCATAGCAACCGCAATAGGGCATTAACACAAGTTGATGTTGGTCAACAAATTACATTAACCCAAGCCGCTGAACTGACAGGAATTTCAGAAGAGTCCCTCAAAACCTATAACTCAGGTTATAAACGAGGTATTACTTCACCAAATGGTCCACATTATATTATGTTGCCAACCGCTAAAGCGGAACAACTTAAACTATCGCTCTCAGACCAATCAGTTTTAGATAATATTCGTATGGCTGCCGCTGAAAATCAGAAAAGAAGGCCTGCGCAACAACAGAAATCTAGCCACTTTAATTACAAAGTCGCTAAAGGTGAGTCCGTAGCAAGTATCGCCAAAAAATTTAATACCACCAGTAAGAGTATAAAACAACTTAATGGCATGAAAACGGCTAATATTCGTCCAGGGCAAATGTTAAAAATTAAAGGGGTTGCTCCAGTCGCTAATAGCCGGAAATCTAAAACTTACCGGGTTAAGAAAGGCGACTCTTATTACAGTATTGCTAAAAGACATGGTATCAAGCTAAATGATCTAATGAGTTGGAATTCAGGTGTCAAAATGGCAGATCTAAAACCTGGCGTTACATTAAACCTCTACTTATAA
- the gloB gene encoding hydroxyacylglutathione hydrolase gives MELIRVPALNDNYIWILSDNHQQCIIVDPAESEPVLEILAQNKLTPIAILLTHHHHDHTGGVKGILQSFSQLPVFGPEETEAKGATELVSQGDQIKIGEFDFHVIGLPGHTLGHIGFYQAPYLFCGDTLFSGGCGRIFEGTPEQMFQSIQKIAALPDDTLICCAHEYTQSNLKFAHHIWPDNLQISKYQQEIDLKRSKNQATVPTTLGTERKINVFLQCDNVELQKNMNINQANPPLRAIFTVLRQLKDYY, from the coding sequence ATGGAGTTAATACGAGTTCCTGCTTTAAATGATAACTACATTTGGATCCTATCGGATAATCATCAACAGTGTATCATTGTTGACCCAGCAGAGTCAGAACCTGTTCTCGAAATATTGGCACAAAATAAACTCACTCCAATCGCTATCTTGCTCACTCACCACCATCATGATCATACTGGCGGTGTAAAAGGCATTCTGCAATCATTTAGTCAATTGCCTGTTTTTGGGCCAGAAGAAACAGAAGCTAAAGGTGCCACTGAATTAGTTAGCCAAGGTGACCAAATAAAAATCGGTGAATTTGATTTTCATGTGATTGGGCTACCGGGACATACCCTTGGACACATTGGTTTTTATCAAGCGCCTTATCTCTTCTGTGGCGATACTTTATTTTCAGGTGGTTGCGGTCGTATTTTTGAAGGAACACCAGAGCAAATGTTTCAGTCAATTCAAAAAATAGCGGCTCTCCCCGATGATACTCTTATCTGTTGCGCTCATGAGTACACACAATCTAATCTTAAATTTGCTCATCATATTTGGCCTGATAATCTGCAAATTAGCAAATATCAACAAGAAATTGACCTTAAACGCAGTAAAAATCAGGCAACAGTACCCACCACACTTGGAACTGAGCGAAAAATAAATGTTTTTTTACAATGTGATAATGTTGAACTACAAAAAAACATGAATATTAATCAAGCTAATCCACCACTTAGAGCAATTTTTACCGTTTTACGTCAATTAAAAGATTATTATTAG
- a CDS encoding fimbrial protein, whose amino-acid sequence MKKIILATLISGAMSASAMAAPVSAGQGTVTFYGSIIEAACGIAPESTDQTVNLGQVASAQLEDGGTSRPVPFTIELVDCDTTTLKDNTATVTFTGGVNPNLADSLAIQGQASGAGVQIAGLGGVPVKLDGSAGTDLKIQNGDNSLLFSAYLKGDGKTIVPGEFTALANFTMSYE is encoded by the coding sequence ATGAAAAAGATTATTTTAGCAACTTTGATTTCTGGTGCAATGAGTGCATCGGCTATGGCTGCTCCAGTCAGCGCAGGTCAAGGTACGGTGACTTTCTATGGCTCTATCATCGAAGCTGCTTGTGGTATTGCACCGGAGTCAACTGACCAAACGGTTAACCTAGGTCAAGTAGCATCTGCACAGTTAGAGGATGGTGGTACTTCTCGTCCAGTGCCATTCACTATCGAGCTGGTTGACTGCGATACAACTACTCTAAAAGACAATACGGCAACCGTTACCTTTACGGGCGGTGTGAACCCTAACTTGGCGGATTCACTGGCTATTCAAGGTCAAGCATCTGGCGCAGGTGTTCAAATTGCCGGTTTAGGTGGCGTACCTGTGAAATTAGATGGCTCTGCGGGAACCGACCTAAAGATTCAAAATGGTGACAACTCGCTGCTGTTCTCTGCTTATTTGAAAGGTGATGGCAAAACTATCGTTCCAGGTGAATTCACTGCACTGGCTAACTTCACCATGAGCTACGAGTAA
- the dnaQ gene encoding DNA polymerase III subunit epsilon, producing MSTAITRQIVLDTETTGMNKLGVHYEGHCIIEIGAVEVINRRLTGRNFHVYIKPDRLVDPEAFEVHGISDEFLQDKPVFADIADEFLEFIRGAELIIHNAPFDIGFMDYEFRKLNKGIPPTTEFCQITDSLVMARQLFPGKRNNLDALCDRYLIDNTKRTLHGALLDAEILSDVYLAMTGGQTSLAFSMDADTSTENYVEEVQRIERPMTGLKVLYASDEELIEHEKRLDIVDKKGGKPCLWRQTPDEEETFH from the coding sequence ATGAGCACGGCGATAACAAGACAAATTGTCCTTGATACTGAAACGACAGGTATGAACAAGCTAGGCGTTCATTACGAAGGCCATTGTATTATTGAAATTGGTGCCGTTGAGGTGATTAACCGTAGATTAACGGGGCGTAATTTCCATGTTTATATTAAACCTGACCGTTTAGTTGATCCTGAAGCATTTGAAGTTCATGGTATTAGTGATGAATTTTTGCAGGATAAACCTGTATTTGCCGATATTGCGGATGAGTTTCTCGAATTTATTCGTGGTGCAGAGCTTATTATCCACAATGCGCCGTTTGATATTGGTTTTATGGATTATGAATTCCGCAAATTGAATAAAGGGATACCACCAACGACTGAGTTTTGCCAAATTACAGATAGCTTAGTCATGGCACGCCAGCTATTCCCCGGAAAACGGAATAACTTGGATGCTTTATGTGATCGTTACTTGATTGATAACACTAAGCGAACTCTTCATGGCGCGTTATTGGATGCGGAGATACTTTCCGATGTCTATTTAGCGATGACAGGTGGGCAGACATCACTTGCTTTCTCAATGGATGCAGATACTTCAACTGAAAACTATGTGGAAGAAGTCCAGCGCATTGAGCGTCCTATGACAGGTCTTAAAGTATTGTATGCCTCAGATGAAGAACTTATCGAGCATGAAAAAAGGCTAGATATTGTTGATAAAAAAGGTGGAAAGCCTTGTCTGTGGCGTCAAACACCTGATGAAGAAGAGACGTTTCATTAA
- a CDS encoding helix-turn-helix domain-containing protein, giving the protein MRVNAVQISENKFNNSRTVFTEAIGKEIHKLRKERSMTGKELARLVNVSQQQISRYECGVCNLTIDTLIIILNALDVPLTDFFNQVFMRVFETEKKVCVQYHNVFSSIDQSEELKKQLETFGRYNKSNLWG; this is encoded by the coding sequence GTGAGAGTAAATGCAGTGCAAATATCGGAAAATAAATTTAACAATTCAAGGACTGTTTTTACCGAAGCTATCGGAAAGGAAATACATAAGCTACGTAAAGAGCGCTCAATGACAGGAAAAGAGCTTGCTCGTTTAGTCAATGTTTCGCAGCAACAAATATCCCGCTATGAGTGCGGAGTTTGTAATTTAACTATAGATACTTTAATTATTATCTTAAATGCACTTGATGTTCCACTTACGGATTTTTTTAATCAGGTCTTTATGAGAGTATTCGAAACAGAAAAAAAAGTCTGCGTACAATACCATAATGTATTTTCCTCAATTGACCAATCAGAAGAATTGAAAAAACAGCTGGAAACATTTGGTCGATATAATAAAAGTAATTTGTGGGGATGA
- a CDS encoding YbaY family lipoprotein, with protein sequence MKLYQVIMGLILMALLMGCEGNNNKAKEAKLDRSHDTTNRSIESGVISGQVVIQQRVALPVNAVVTVTLADTSIAELPALILSQKYYDTQGKQSPFPFELSYQKDEIRSSAHLAVRATVSVEGDVWFISNVESVVINNGVTQDIELRLVPVQ encoded by the coding sequence ATGAAATTATACCAAGTCATCATGGGGTTGATCCTTATGGCTCTATTAATGGGCTGTGAGGGAAATAACAATAAAGCGAAAGAAGCCAAGCTTGATCGCTCTCATGATACAACAAATAGGAGTATTGAGTCTGGCGTAATTAGCGGGCAAGTTGTGATCCAACAGCGTGTAGCATTACCAGTCAATGCAGTTGTTACAGTCACCCTAGCTGACACGTCAATTGCAGAGCTACCTGCTTTAATTTTATCGCAGAAATATTACGATACGCAGGGTAAGCAATCACCATTCCCGTTTGAATTAAGCTATCAAAAAGATGAAATTCGCTCTAGTGCACATTTGGCAGTGAGAGCGACAGTTTCTGTTGAAGGTGATGTTTGGTTTATTTCCAATGTTGAGAGTGTTGTGATTAATAATGGAGTTACTCAGGATATAGAATTGCGACTTGTACCGGTACAGTAA
- the tomB gene encoding Hha toxicity modulator TomB — MDEYSPKNYDISELKYLCNSLNREAISSLQKTNTHWVNDLSSPQSASLNELIEHIAAFVWQYKIKYPKENLVISLVEEYLDETYDLFGSPVITLSEIIDWQSMNQNLVAVLDDDLKCPASKT; from the coding sequence ATGGATGAATATTCACCCAAAAATTATGATATATCTGAGTTAAAATATTTGTGTAACAGCCTGAATCGAGAAGCAATTTCTAGTTTACAGAAAACAAATACACACTGGGTAAATGATTTAAGCTCACCACAAAGTGCCAGCCTTAATGAGCTTATTGAACATATTGCCGCTTTTGTATGGCAATATAAGATAAAATATCCCAAAGAGAATCTCGTTATATCATTAGTTGAAGAGTATCTTGATGAAACTTATGATTTGTTCGGTAGCCCTGTAATAACTCTAAGTGAGATTATTGATTGGCAGAGTATGAATCAAAATCTAGTTGCTGTACTTGATGATGATTTAAAGTGCCCTGCAAGTAAGACTTAA
- the tesB gene encoding acyl-CoA thioesterase II, with protein sequence MSPELQNLISLLELEKIEEGIFRGQSEDLGLPQVFGGQVVGQAMYAAEQTIPDDRVINSFHSYFLRPGDSQRPIVYDVEILRDGGSFSTRRISAIQHGKPIFFMTASFQAQEDGFDHQNLMPEVPSPEKLISQDEIIQRLAAQLPESVKKYALRPNPFEFRPVQFYSPFDAPPQEPFRYIWFKTKGQLPDIPSLHHYLLGYASDYNFLPATLQPHGRGFMERDLQVATIDHSMWYHRPFKIDEWLLYAIESPSASGGRGFVKGQVYNQQGELVATAVQEGVIRKRKPR encoded by the coding sequence ATGAGCCCAGAATTGCAAAATTTAATTAGCTTATTAGAGCTAGAAAAAATAGAAGAAGGTATTTTCCGTGGTCAAAGCGAAGATCTTGGCCTCCCCCAAGTTTTTGGTGGACAAGTTGTTGGCCAAGCTATGTATGCCGCGGAACAAACGATCCCTGACGATCGCGTCATCAACTCGTTTCACAGTTATTTTTTACGCCCTGGAGATAGCCAGCGCCCTATCGTGTATGACGTTGAAATACTCCGAGATGGCGGCAGTTTCAGCACGCGCCGCATCAGTGCAATACAACATGGAAAACCGATATTTTTCATGACCGCATCTTTCCAAGCGCAAGAAGATGGTTTTGATCATCAAAACTTAATGCCAGAAGTACCATCACCAGAAAAACTGATCTCTCAAGATGAGATTATCCAACGTTTAGCCGCTCAGTTACCTGAATCAGTCAAGAAGTATGCTTTACGTCCGAATCCATTTGAATTCCGCCCAGTGCAATTTTATAGCCCATTTGATGCCCCTCCCCAAGAACCATTCCGCTATATTTGGTTCAAAACAAAAGGGCAACTTCCTGATATCCCATCACTTCATCATTATTTATTAGGATATGCATCTGACTATAATTTTCTTCCTGCAACCCTACAACCTCATGGTCGTGGTTTTATGGAGAGGGATTTGCAAGTTGCGACAATCGACCATTCTATGTGGTATCACAGACCATTTAAAATTGATGAGTGGTTACTGTATGCGATAGAAAGCCCATCTGCATCAGGTGGTAGAGGCTTTGTTAAAGGGCAAGTTTATAATCAACAAGGAGAGTTAGTCGCAACCGCGGTTCAAGAGGGGGTTATTCGTAAAAGAAAGCCTCGTTAA